A segment of the Paracoccus suum genome:
CAGCTTGGCGATTTCGTCAAGTGATCGTCCCGCATCCTCCTGCAACTCGCGAAGGATTTTCCGGTCGAGATCGTCGAGCCGCACGCTCATCTGCACACCTGCTGGCAGCCGGGGACGGGGTGGTCCGCGCCTCGCCATTAGCGGACGCATGTTCTTATCGTCAAGCCAGTATGGTGAATAAGGGGGACATTGTCCTAGATTATGGAAGAAATTCGCTGAAGGACTCGCCCCATGGCACGCTTCCATCCCAAGGTTCTGACCGCCAACGCCCTCGCCTCGGGCGAGGTGATCTATCGCACCGCGGACGGGGATTGGTGTGGCGAGCACAGTCGCGCCGAGCTGATCGAGGACGAGGCCATTGCCGAGGAACGCCTGGCCGAGGCAGTCGCCGACATCGCGCTGGTCGGCCCCTATTTGGCCGACGCCATCCCCTCGCCCGAGGGCCCGCAGCCCGTTCATTTTCGCGAGGCGTTCCGCACCCGCGGCCCGTCGAACTACTTCCACGGCAAGCAGGAGGCCGGCCATGCTTGACGCCGCCCACAATCCCGACACCGAATGGCTGGAGCGTCGCGCGGCCCAGTTCCGCGACCAGGTTGCCCGCCGCCTCGACGGCCGCCTGACCGAGGACGAATTCCGGCCGCTGCGCCTGATGAACGGCGTCTACCTGCAGCTGCACGCCTACATGCTGCGCATCGCCATCCCCTACGGCACCCTGTCGACCCAGCAACTGCGGGCTCTGGCCACGATTGCCGAGCGCTGGGACAAAGGCATCGGACATTTCACCACCCGCCAGAACATCCAGTTCAACTGGCCGAAACTGAGCGATATTCCCGACATCCTCGACCATCTGGCGTCGGTCGGGATGCACGCCGTCCAGACCTCGGGCAACACCATCCGCAACGTGACCGCCGATCCCTTTGCCGGCGCCGCGGCTGACGAGATCGAGGACCCGCGCCCCTGGGCCGAGGTGATCCGCCTTTGGTCGACCGACCACCCGGAGTTCCAGTTCCTGCCGCGCAAGTTCAAGATCGGCGTAACCGGCGCGCCGGCCGACCGGGCGATGACGGCCGTCCACGACATCGGCCTGCGGCTGGTGCGGCGGGACGGCGTCGTCGGCTTTACCGTGCTGGTCGGGGGAGGCCTTGGCCGCACGCCACTGCTGGCGCAGGTCATCCGCGACTTCCTGCCCGCAGCCGAGGTCCTGCCCTATATCGAAGCGATCCTCGCGGCGTACAACATGGCCGGCCGGCGCGACAACAAGTACAAGGCGCGGATCAAGATCACCGTGGCCGAGATGGGGCTGGAGGCATTCCGCGATCAGGTCGAGGCGGAATTTGCCCAGCGCCGCGCCGATTTTTCCGGCGGCGGCTGGCGTGACGTGCTGGCCGCCCAGCGCCTGCGCTTTGCCGCGCCGCTGCTGGTCCAGCGCCCGATCCCGACCGCGCCGGCCACCGGCGCCTATGCTGCCTGGGCAGAACGCTCGGTCGTCTCGCATCCGCGGGCTGACTACGCCAATGTCATCGTCACGCTGAAGGCGCCGGGCGCGACGCCGGGCGATGCCAGCGCCCAGCAGATGCGGCGGCTGGCGGAACTCGCCGACCGCTTTGGTCAGGGCGAAGTCCGCGTGACGCAGGAACAGAACCTCGTCATCGTCCATGTCGCCCGCGCCGACCTGCGCGCCCTGCATCGGGCGCTGCAATCGCTGGGCCTCGCGACCGCGAACGCGGGCCTCGGCACCGATATCGTCGCCTGCCCTGGCATGGACTACTGCACGCTGGCGACCGCCCGCTCGATCCCCATCGCCCAGGATATTGCCGCCGCCCTGCGAGAGTCGGGGTTGGAGGCCGAGGCCGGCGCGCTGGCGATCAAGATATCGGGCTGCATCAACGCCTGCGGACATCACCACATCGGCGATATCGGCATTCTTGGGCTAGATCGTGCGGGGGTCGAGAACTACCAGATCACGCTCGGTGGCGACGGCTCGCCCGATGGCGCGGCGTTGGGAGAACGTGCCGGTCCTGGCTTTGCTGCCGAGGCGGTAGCGCCGGCGATCGTGCGGCTGCTGCGCCGCTATGTCGAGCTGCGCGAGCCGGGCGAGCGGTTCAACGCCGCCTTCCGCCGCCTCGGCCTGCCGGCGTTCCGCACCGCCCTCTACCCGGAGGCGGCGTGATGGCACGCCACGCCCTCGCAGAACTGCCCCCCCTCGTGTCAGAGGCGCATGTCGATGACCCGGCGCCAATCACCGGCGCGCCACTATCGCCCCGGCCCAACCTGCCGACGCCGGGCATCCCGTTGGTTGTTCCCGGCGCCTCGTCCCGCGCCGCCCGCGCGCCCGACCTGACGTCGCGCGCGGCCACGCTGGATGCGCAACTGGGGGATCTGACCGCGCAGGCGCTGATCGCCCGTGCCCTGCGGGGCGAGGATGGGCTGGGGCGGATCGCCGTCGTATCCTCCTTCGGGGCGGAATCGGCGGTGCTGCTGCACATGGTGGCCGAAATCGATCCCGCGGCGCCAGTCCTGTTCCTGGACACCGGCATGCACTTTCCCGAGACGCTCGACTATCTGGACAAGCTGACCGCCCACCTGGGGCTGACCAATGTCCAGCGTGTCACGCCGGATGCGGGCCGGCTGGCGGGCGCGGACCCGGCCGCGACCTTGCACCGGCACAACGCCGCCGCCTGCTGCGATTTGCGCAAGACCCAGCCGCTGGCCGCCGCATTGGCCGGCTTTGACGGCTGGATTACCGGCCGTAAGCGCAACCAGGCCGCCAGCCGCAGCGCCCTGCGCGCGGTCGAGGCCGAGGCGCCCTCGCGGCTGAAACTGAACCCCCTGAGGGACTGGGACACGGTGATGCTGCGCGATTACGCGGCGCGGCACGGGCTGCCCGCGCACCCGCTGGTCGCGCGCGGCTATCCCTCGATCGGTTGCGCCACCTGCACGACGCCGGTCGCCGCTGGCGAGGACCCGCGCGCCGGACGTTGGCGCGGCAGCGAAATGACGGAATGCGGCATACATCTGATCGGAGGACGCATGGTGCGTGATGCAGACAGACGGGTGATCGTCACCGACACTGGCACCCGGCGCGAGACCGCCGAGGACGCGGCTGGCGTGATCCTCGCCCCCGAGAACGCCCCGAACCCGACCGAAGCCGCAAGCGGCAGCACGGTGATCGAAGTGGCCTTCCCGGCGTTCAGTGACGGGCGCGGGTTTACTCTCGGCAAGCAGCTGCGGGCGGCAGGCTTTACTGGCCGGTTGCGGGCCGCCGGCCCGTTGCTGCCCGATCAATACGCCATGGCCCGCCGGGCCGGCTTTGACGAGGTGGCGCTGGCGCCAGCCCTCTTCGACCGGCAGGGCGGCGCTTCCGTCTGGGCGAGCCGCGCCGACTGGCAGCAACATGACCACCGGGCCCGCCTGGCCGGCTGAGGTCCGCCGCGCCGGTTGCGGGCTTGCCCCGTGACCCGCAGCCGGCGCATCCTCGGGCCATGGATGCACCGCCCCCGCCCGACAGCTTTCCGGCCCTGAAACTTCGCCTCTACCTCGGTCCCGGCCAATGGCTCGGGCCCGGCAAGGCGGAGTTGCTGTCCGCGATTGCCCAGACCGGCTCGATCGCGGCGGCGGGGCGCAGCATGGGCATGAGCTACAAGCGCGCCTGGTCGCTGGTCGAGGGGCTGAACGCCATGTTCCGCGCCCCGTTGGTCGAAAGTGCCCGGGGCGGCCCGCAAGGCGGCGGGGCAGGCCTGACCCCCACGGGGGCCGAGGTATTGGCCCGATACCGTAATCTGGTCGCGGCGGCCGAGGTGGCCGGGGCGGCGGACAGCGAGACGCTGGCCGATCTGTTTGCAGGGAAATAACGCTTGCCAAGCAGTCCGCTGAATTGGTTATGTTCGCCCAGACATAA
Coding sequences within it:
- a CDS encoding DUF2849 domain-containing protein, which translates into the protein MARFHPKVLTANALASGEVIYRTADGDWCGEHSRAELIEDEAIAEERLAEAVADIALVGPYLADAIPSPEGPQPVHFREAFRTRGPSNYFHGKQEAGHA
- a CDS encoding nitrite/sulfite reductase, translated to MLDAAHNPDTEWLERRAAQFRDQVARRLDGRLTEDEFRPLRLMNGVYLQLHAYMLRIAIPYGTLSTQQLRALATIAERWDKGIGHFTTRQNIQFNWPKLSDIPDILDHLASVGMHAVQTSGNTIRNVTADPFAGAAADEIEDPRPWAEVIRLWSTDHPEFQFLPRKFKIGVTGAPADRAMTAVHDIGLRLVRRDGVVGFTVLVGGGLGRTPLLAQVIRDFLPAAEVLPYIEAILAAYNMAGRRDNKYKARIKITVAEMGLEAFRDQVEAEFAQRRADFSGGGWRDVLAAQRLRFAAPLLVQRPIPTAPATGAYAAWAERSVVSHPRADYANVIVTLKAPGATPGDASAQQMRRLAELADRFGQGEVRVTQEQNLVIVHVARADLRALHRALQSLGLATANAGLGTDIVACPGMDYCTLATARSIPIAQDIAAALRESGLEAEAGALAIKISGCINACGHHHIGDIGILGLDRAGVENYQITLGGDGSPDGAALGERAGPGFAAEAVAPAIVRLLRRYVELREPGERFNAAFRRLGLPAFRTALYPEAA
- a CDS encoding phosphoadenylyl-sulfate reductase, with the protein product MARHALAELPPLVSEAHVDDPAPITGAPLSPRPNLPTPGIPLVVPGASSRAARAPDLTSRAATLDAQLGDLTAQALIARALRGEDGLGRIAVVSSFGAESAVLLHMVAEIDPAAPVLFLDTGMHFPETLDYLDKLTAHLGLTNVQRVTPDAGRLAGADPAATLHRHNAAACCDLRKTQPLAAALAGFDGWITGRKRNQAASRSALRAVEAEAPSRLKLNPLRDWDTVMLRDYAARHGLPAHPLVARGYPSIGCATCTTPVAAGEDPRAGRWRGSEMTECGIHLIGGRMVRDADRRVIVTDTGTRRETAEDAAGVILAPENAPNPTEAASGSTVIEVAFPAFSDGRGFTLGKQLRAAGFTGRLRAAGPLLPDQYAMARRAGFDEVALAPALFDRQGGASVWASRADWQQHDHRARLAG
- a CDS encoding winged helix-turn-helix domain-containing protein, which codes for MDAPPPPDSFPALKLRLYLGPGQWLGPGKAELLSAIAQTGSIAAAGRSMGMSYKRAWSLVEGLNAMFRAPLVESARGGPQGGGAGLTPTGAEVLARYRNLVAAAEVAGAADSETLADLFAGK